One Bombus huntii isolate Logan2020A chromosome 12, iyBomHunt1.1, whole genome shotgun sequence DNA segment encodes these proteins:
- the LOC126872238 gene encoding uncharacterized protein LOC126872238: MSYVDEGTKARKTASTLQNPSSSRSHALLTIAVAEESQCVGNSVCSRKKEISPRGGSKLRLVDLAGSESAATCSGVHRLKEGANINKSLVALGNVISALAERGTTGSGSGRRFIPYRDSSLTWLLKDALGGNATTIMLATISPASGSYNETAHTLRFAQRAQSVVNRPVVNEDPVARIIRELRAEVARLKSLLLEKNAEAATNALCCCQKNRPNCNTNTDRSSKEAEAESTERSTRRNSGEKSQEEEAIVAGSRIEEEKRPKSVVSVRRSNSSDSVTTYEVGSSKKKFGSLEFLATSDRFNRAKVTELNDEEDEVSEIHESVFVDIPTLVAVLIKPDNNLQESSVQIEEICSDEVVEEESIDVDFEAANDDHEAFGEFEKLDSIDHDDRSSSVNSCHTFGDIEAEAYQNSESHQVKSASKPKQKPKFRKQDSVHVFPTSVLSNLHTLKKFGSVETIQKNRDPVFSLERSHTNLEKRCTVSDRVKKLNNIREIDDQKISNRGNWSKEQLQRKGSNDSDKSLKESNNQPGSKIKNYARKPSLENLKRKTSKDSSSSSSKDEQILISSLTRDKLLRRKNSLDQEPSTRSHTPIQRVKRAEIVAAVTERLYSSRKNVEDVPGMRSPPDTGEVKSVAKLRLQEISRKMLGKRRRVCVDTQTDCSRTIRMKDTASLTETPRIVCQDVAVLTDYHQDCEYVLGQKTPVLRVKETATSTEKPKTNIVRCKDVGSLANDLEEYDYEIQSPRNDSGILSDDTQNYAESNLSSTEVSDLCQEADRRVAYAESSTNTSMFSSCRSFAVQTPRSEVFGQSLPQNKAPACSRRCCNSIKDSQSHSSINNSEKSVISISLPDTINITIETINTVDSRIAVPDNEASQQNAKRSTKDEEAQTNEWNDLRNEIFCSKDQTTSTPSQTDSRVFRIENIFQDPNNAAKYSRTDPNRMQGTRIRNSITFRNSLGTSYVPQSKKHEPSPREVHAEGFIRDGLITEAFINRKRSFNLERTPSSAVYQDPWRNWQVPVSLVNTIHPIDSSKGLGVIPSSWQPEVSEIPLVEQSLSHRNYVEESQVDFEMDNIEEISKMKSSSSNIKLNNNMDHEYGFSDDSLDYNDSNVCSESMILKNEQMVEQRENFCPPDVVAHTKKDCSKSIEEKNESINDFEDNQVEFPKKNLTETTEAINIHDYKFLILGRPCYNYEETNDESNIYLNHAKSSGKKKVSFSNSNVLEKKLTCEPSGTLKSIIKKRMKKNMSEILNSVHSSNDETDDSQQEERINLTLESERKGESASSEEDKKDQDSVKFERNSKQNRKKVKFSVEESSENTCSESDSYENVEEEEEEEEEEEEEEDDDDDDNDETEKILLDRAGRNVLEEYLSEAVTFMRNLNSISEYVNGTSMLERNPLSWTSVGCGRGGQRGGRRRGCLSSWNRDYSEFVGRKVNPKNDDDYLREDDDTMMCTDSYERCMKGIQRLEDCIRRVDEHNELLRKKYGINCESAGARLDLASPSTEPRASKTNDDFEILRETESPLGRSPSVVEQKEEDDLEKKIFNQLMNVANSIRYGNSNKLQSRLLASSESNSKSPSCGSKFREKYRYAMKEPFCGDVKGNFSLEETSDDRKDLTTYEITGNLSVEKTCSAEQKNDDLDSIMEEDFLPLRRFNRSSWSTDLDRPTFRTDRQDDSSKYSFLSKYKVNDSRTSDTTDSLGKMYNIRGSFPKQRVLTDSARKRFQETDDYSRRTRDGCCRVCACSKDHSDIESTPGEIMHLRDKLKYPGSPRARFLELLRERRRIVECSRGTSAS, from the exons ATGTCCTATGTGGACGAGGGAACGAAAGCCCGGAAGACAGCATCGACGTTGCAAAATCCTAGTAGTAGTCGCAGCCACGCTCTGTTGACGATCGCCGTTGCAGAGGAATCGCAGTGTGTCGGTAACAGCGTCTGTTCGAGGAAGAAAGAGATCTCGCCACGCGGTGGTAGCAAATTACGGTTGGTCGATCTGGCGGGCAGCGAGAGCGCGGCCACGTGCAGCGGTGTACATCGACTGAAA GAGGGCGCGAATATAAACAAGAGTCTAGTGGCTCTAGGGAACGTAATATCAGCCCTTGCGGAGAGAGGCACGACCGGAAGTGGTTCGGGCAGGAGGTTCATCCCTTATAGAGATTCTTCGCTTACTTGGCTGTTGAAGGACGCACTTGGCGGAAATGCCACTACCATTATGCTCGCCA CGATCTCGCCAGCAAGCGGAAGTTACAACGAGACCGCGCACACGCTGCGATTCGCGCAGAGAGCGCAAAGCGTGGTCAATCGACCGGTGGTCAACGAGGATCCCGTGGCGAGAATCATCCGCGAGTTGAGAGCTGAGGTGGCCCGATTAAAGTCTTTATTGTTAGAAAAG AACGCAGAAGCAGCTACGAACGCGTTGTGTTGTTGCCAGAAGAATCGACCAAACTGCAATACGAATACAGATCGATCATCAAAAGAAGCCGAGGCAGAGTCAACTGAACGATCCACCCGGCGAAATTCGGGAGAAAAATCCCAAGAGGAGGAAGCAATAGTAGCTGGATCGAGgatagaagaagaaaaaagaccGAAGAGCGTCGTTTCAGTTCGAAGATCCAATTCCAGCGACAGCGTTACCACGTACGAGGTCGGTTCGTCCAAAAAGAAATTCGGTTCGCTAGAATTTTTGGCGACGAGCGATCGCTTCAACCGAGCAAAGGTGACAGAGTTGAACGACGAAGAAGACGAAGTGAGCGAGATCCACGAGTCCGTGTTCGTCGACATCCCCACATTGGTTGCGGTTTTGATCAAGCCGGATAACAATCTGCAAGAATCCTCGGTTCAGATCGAGGAGATTTGTTCGGACGAGGTTGTGGAAGAAGAATCGATCGATGTGGATTTCGAGGCGGCTAACGACGATCACGAAGCGTTCGGCGAGTTTGAGAAACTGGACAGTATCGATCACGATGATAGAAGCAGCTCTGTGAACTCGTGTCACACTTTTGGGGACATCGAAGCGGAGGCTTATCAAAATTCTGAAAGTCATCAAGTAAAATCAGCTTCCAAACCTAAGCAAAAGCCGAAATTTCGTAAGCAAGACTCGGTGCACGTGTTTCCAACTTCTGTTCTTTCCAATCTACACACGTTGAAGAAATTTGGTTCGGTGGAGACGATCCAGAAGAATAGAGATCCTGTATTCTCGTTGGAAAGATCTCATACAAATTTAGAGAAACGTTGTACGGTTTCTGATAGAGTGAAGAAGTTAAACAATATCCGGGAGATCGATGATCAGAAGATATCGAATAGAGGTAACTGGTCCAAAGAACAGCTTCAACGAAAAGGTAGCAACGATTCGGATAAGAGTCTAAAAGAATCCAACAACCAACCTGGATCGAAGATAAAAAACTACGCGAGGAAGCCTAGTTTGGAGAACCTGAAGAGAAAGACTAGCAAGGATAGCAGTTCGAGTAGTTCGAAAGACGAACAGATTCTGATTTCGAGTCTGACTCGAGATAAACTATTGCGTAGAAAAAATTCGTTGGACCAAGAGCCTTCCACCAGGAGCCACACGCCTATTCAAAGAGTCAAACGCGCTGAAATCGTGGCGGCAGTTACGGAGAGACTGTACTCGAGTAGAAAAAACGTGGAGGATGTTCCAGGGATGCGGTCTCCTCCAGACACAGGCGAGGTAAAGTCTGTGGCCAAGTTGAGGCTGCAGGAGATCTCGAGGAAGATGCTGGGTAAACGTAGACGAGTCTGCGTGGACACTCAGACGGACTGCTCGAGGACTATTCGCATGAAGGACACTGCGTCTCTTACAGAAACGCCACGGATAGTCTGTCAGGATGTTGCAGTTCTAACAGATTATCACCAAGACTGCGAATACGTTTTGGGTCAAAAGACACCTGTTTTGAGAGTGAAAGAGACTGCTACTTCGACGGAGAAACCTAAGACGAACATTGTCAGATGTAAAGACGTGGGAAGTTTGGCGAACGATCTCGAAGAATACGATTACGAAATTCAGTCTCCGCGCAATGACTCTGGAATTCTTTCGGACGACACTCAAAATTACGCGGAGAGCAATTTAAGTAGCACAGAGGTGTCTGATCTATGTCAAGAAGCTGACAGAAGAGTGGCATACGCAGAAAGTTCGACGAATACGAGTATGTTCTCTTCTTGTCGTAGCTTTGCGGTACAGACACCGCGATCGGAAGTCTTTGGTCAATCATTACCGCAGAACAAAGCTCCTGCTTGCTCAAGACGATGTTGCAACTCCATCAAAGATTCTCAAAGTCATTCATCGATTAATAATTCTGAGAAAAGTGTAATTTCTATTTCACTACCGGATACCATCAACATTACCATCGAAACCATAAATACCGTAGATTCTAGGATCGCTGTGCCGGACAACGAGGCATCGCAACAAAATGCGAAACGTTCTACAAAGGACGAGGAAGCTCAAACCAACGAATGGAACGATCTTCGTAACGAGATCTTCTGTTCGAAGGATCAGACCACATCGACGCCTAGCCAAACTGATAGCAGGGTATTTCGAATCGAGAACATCTTTCAGGACCCTAACAACGCGGCCAAGTATTCGAGAACTGATCCGAATCGAATGCAGGGGACGAGGATAAGGAATTCCATTACTTTCAGGAATTCCCTAGGGACATCGTACGTGCCCCAGTCGAAGAAGCACGAGCCCTCTCCGAGAGAAGTTCACGCTGAAGGATTTATCAGGGATGGATTAATCACGGAGGCGTTTATCAACCGGAAGCGCAGTTTTAATTTGGAAAGAACACCTAGTTCGGCCGTTTACCAGGATCCTTGGAGGAACTGGCAAGTTCCTGTGTCATTGGTTAACACGATCCATCCGATAGATTCTTCGAAGGGTTTGGGAGTTATCCCATCTTCTTGGCAACCGGAAGTCAGCGAAATTCCGCTGGTCGAACAAAGTTTGTCGCATAGAAACTACGTTGAGGAATCACAGGTGGATTTTGAGATGGATAATATCGAAGAGATCTCGAAGATGAAGTCTTCTTcttctaatattaaattaaataataatatggatCATGAATATGGGTTCTCAGATGATAGTTTGGACTATAACGACAGTAACGTATGTAGCGAGTCGATGATActaaaaaacgaacagatGGTTGAACAGCGTGAGAATTTTTGTCCACCTGACGTAGTAGCGCATACTAAGAAAGATTGTTCAAAATCTATCGAAGAGAAGAACGAATCTATTAACGATTTCGAAGACAATCAAGTGGAATTCCCTAAGAAGAATCTTACAGAGACAACAGAAGCTATTAATATACAcgattacaaatttttgatCTTGGGTAGGCCTTGTTATAACTACGAAGAAACCAATGACGAATCTAATATTTACTTGAATCATGCGAAAAGTTCGGGGAAGAAGAAAGTATCCTTCTCCAACTCCAACGTCCTCGAAAAGAAGTTAACTTGTGAACCATCAGGAACCTTGAAGTCTATCATTAAAAAGAGGATGAAGAAAAACATGTCCGAAATTCTAAACTCGGTACATTCTTCCAACGATGAAACTGACGATTCTCAGCAAGAGGAAAGGATCAATTTAACCTTGGAAAGCGAACGGAAAGGTGAGTCTGCGAGTTCAGAAGAAGACAAAAAAGATCAGGATTCGGTGAAATTCGAGCGAAATTCGAAGCAGAATCGCAAGAAGGTCAAGTTCTCCGTGGAAGAATCATCGGAGAACACGTGCAGTGAGTCGGACAGCTACGAGAATgtagaggaggaggaggaggaggaggaggaggaggaggaggaggaggacgatgacgacgacgacaacgacgagaCAGAAAAGATCCTGCTCGATCGTGCGGGTAGGAACGTTCTCGAAGAGTATCTGAGCGAGGCGGTGACCTTCATGCGAAATCTGAACTCTATCAGCGAGTACGTGAACGGGACGAGCATGCTCGAAAG aaatccCTTGTCATGGACATCTGTGGGTTGTGGGCGAGGTGGACAACGAGGTGGTCGTCGACGGGGCTGTCTCTCCTCCTGGAATCGTGATTACTCAGAATTCGTAGGTCGTAAGGTCAATCCAAAGAACGACGATGACTATCTAAGAGAGGACGATGATACAATGATGTGCACGGATTCTTACGAGAGGTGTATGAAGGGCATCCAGAGGTTGGAGGACTGCATTCGGAGAGTCGACGAGCACAACGAGCTGCTTAGGAAAAAATATGGCATTAATTGCGAATCTGCTGGCGCTAGACTGGATCTAGCGAGTCCTAGCACAGAGCCTCGCGCGTCGAAGACGAACGATGACTTCGAGATTCTTCGTGAAACGGAAAGTCCTTTGGGAAGGAGTCCCAGTGTTGTAGAGcagaaagaagaagacgatTTGGAGAAGAAAATCTTTAATCAGTTGATGAATGTCGCCAATTCCATCCGTTACGGAAATTCTAATAAACTTCAATCTCGTTTACTCGCTTCATCCGAATCTAACTCGAAGAGTCCTAGCTGTGGCTCGAAATTTCGTGAGAAATATCGTTACGCTATGAAAGAACCATTCTGCGGGGATGTTAAAGGAAATTTCAGTTTGGAAGAGACTTCGGACGATCgcaaagatctcaccacgtacGAAATAACAGGGAATCTATCCGTTGAAAAGACTTGTTCCGCCGAACAGAAGAACGATGACTTGGACTCTATTATGGAAGAAGATTTCTTACCTCTGAGAAGATTTAATCGTTCCTCTTGGTCAACTGATTTAGATCGTCCAACATTTAGAACAGATAGACAGGACGACTCGAGCAAGTACAGTTTTCTTTCGAAATACAAAGTAAACGATTCAAGGACCTCTGATACCACTGATTCTTTGGGGAAAATGTACAATATAAGGGGAAGCTTCCCCAAGCAACGAGTGTTGACCGACAGCGCGCGGAAAAGATTTCAAGAAACGGACGATTATTCGCGAAGAACCAGGGACGGATGTTGCAGGGTGTGCGCGTGTTCGAAAGATCACTCGGATATCGAGAGTACGCCCGGCGAAATCATGCATCTCAGggataaattgaaatatccCGGAAGTCCCAGGGCAAGATTTCTGGAGCTTCTTCGGGAGAGGCGACGAATAGTCGAGTGCAGCCGTGGCACGAGTGCCTCTTGA